The proteins below are encoded in one region of Ferruginibacter lapsinanis:
- a CDS encoding DedA family protein, whose protein sequence is MMDFILLAFNWHQLLQPQWYIENGGLWLLLFIVFAETGLFVGFFLPGDSLLFVAGILSTSLVNSVSLNTGNDFFNLLIISALCIIAGILGNTVGYIFGRKIGPAMYNWRDRFLFKKKYLYQAHEFYEKHGGGAIVMARFLPIVRTFAPIVAGIVGMDKKKFGFFNVIGCVAWVVTMLFAGHYLNTFCKSQFNFDLEKHLEVIVIGIVVVTTAPVAFKLFFVKKKKPDNTSV, encoded by the coding sequence ATGATGGATTTTATTTTGTTGGCTTTTAACTGGCATCAATTATTGCAACCGCAATGGTATATTGAGAATGGCGGCTTGTGGTTATTGTTGTTCATCGTTTTTGCGGAAACGGGTTTGTTTGTTGGTTTCTTTTTGCCCGGAGATTCGCTGCTGTTTGTGGCGGGTATCTTAAGTACTTCTTTGGTGAATTCTGTTTCTTTAAATACCGGCAATGATTTTTTTAATTTACTGATCATTAGTGCGCTTTGTATCATAGCCGGAATTTTAGGAAATACGGTGGGATATATTTTTGGCAGAAAGATCGGTCCTGCGATGTATAACTGGCGAGACAGATTTTTGTTCAAGAAAAAATACCTGTACCAGGCACATGAGTTTTATGAAAAGCATGGCGGCGGTGCCATTGTAATGGCAAGGTTTTTACCTATTGTACGGACTTTTGCGCCGATCGTTGCCGGTATTGTAGGTATGGATAAAAAGAAATTCGGTTTCTTTAATGTCATCGGCTGCGTAGCATGGGTAGTAACGATGCTTTTTGCTGGCCATTACTTAAATACTTTTTGCAAAAGTCAATTTAATTTTGATCTGGAAAAACATTTAGAAGTAATTGTAATAGGTATAGTTGTAGTAACGACAGCTCCTGTTGCTTTTAAATTGTTTTTTGTAAAGAAAAAAAAACCTGATAATACTTCTGTATAA
- the recG gene encoding ATP-dependent DNA helicase RecG, translating into MLFSPIEYLKGVGPLRGDMLKKELNIFTYKDLLEHYPLRHLDKTKVDKIRSINFNADYVQVAGKLMHFDIVGEKRSKRLVAYLQDDTGEIELTWFQGINWVTKTLHTGHHYLVFGKVGSFMGKIQIVHPEIEPYTEEKAGGKKFLEPIYPSTEKLKVRGLNGRMLAKLTYALLQQLSPKDLPENLPESIIKQYRFISRWEANCHIHFPATEEMYKHAVRRLKFEELFFAQVRLGLIRSTRHRFSKGWIFDKVGDFFNTFYNEFLPFELTNAQKRVLKEIRKDAGSGKQMNRLLQGDVGSGKTIVALLSMLIAADNNFQSVLMAPTEILAQQHFNGITAVLGTMNIEVRLLTGSTKTKERKEILTKCEDGSLHILIGTHAVIEDKVQFKNLGFAVIDEQHKFGVAQRAKLWKKNSLPPHILVMTATPIPRTLALTAYGDLDYSVIDELPPGRQPINTIHRFESKRPQVMDFLRQEIEKGRQAYVVYPLIEESSKVDYENLMKGFEEVKSFFPEPKFWISMVHGKQPAEQKEVNMKRFVTGDTNIMVSTTVIEVGVNVPNASVMVIESAEKFGLSQLHQLRGRVGRGAEKSFCILLTGNKLSAEAKERLKILCATNDGFAVAEKDLEIRGPGDIEGTRQSGDLNFKIANIVQDRIMLEAAKEAANVIVENDPEFTMAENLPVKEYLQWQKGKTIWSKIS; encoded by the coding sequence ATATTATTTAGTCCGATAGAGTATTTAAAGGGTGTGGGTCCTTTAAGGGGAGATATGCTTAAGAAAGAGCTGAACATCTTTACGTATAAAGACTTGTTGGAACATTATCCGTTAAGACATCTGGATAAAACAAAGGTAGACAAGATACGCTCAATCAATTTTAATGCAGACTATGTGCAGGTTGCCGGAAAGTTAATGCATTTTGATATTGTGGGAGAAAAGAGAAGCAAACGTTTGGTGGCGTATTTACAGGATGATACCGGCGAAATAGAACTGACATGGTTTCAGGGGATTAACTGGGTCACCAAAACCTTGCATACAGGACATCATTACCTGGTGTTTGGTAAGGTGGGCTCATTTATGGGTAAAATACAGATTGTGCATCCCGAGATAGAGCCTTACACAGAAGAAAAGGCAGGAGGGAAAAAATTCCTGGAGCCTATCTATCCATCTACAGAAAAATTAAAAGTGAGGGGACTGAATGGAAGAATGCTTGCGAAATTAACGTATGCGTTATTGCAACAATTATCTCCAAAAGACCTGCCCGAGAATCTGCCCGAAAGTATCATTAAACAATATCGTTTTATCAGTCGCTGGGAAGCCAATTGTCATATCCATTTTCCTGCAACAGAAGAAATGTATAAACATGCTGTACGCAGATTAAAATTTGAGGAACTGTTTTTTGCCCAGGTAAGATTAGGATTGATACGCAGTACCCGGCATCGTTTCAGTAAAGGATGGATCTTTGATAAAGTAGGTGATTTTTTCAATACTTTTTACAACGAATTTCTTCCTTTTGAATTGACCAATGCCCAGAAGAGGGTGCTGAAAGAAATACGAAAAGATGCAGGCAGCGGCAAACAAATGAACCGACTCTTACAGGGGGATGTGGGAAGTGGGAAAACCATTGTGGCTTTATTGAGTATGTTGATTGCGGCAGATAATAATTTTCAGAGTGTACTGATGGCGCCTACAGAAATTCTTGCTCAGCAGCACTTTAATGGAATTACAGCGGTGTTAGGAACAATGAATATTGAAGTGAGGTTATTGACAGGGTCTACTAAAACCAAAGAGCGTAAAGAAATACTGACAAAATGTGAAGATGGCTCTTTGCATATTTTAATTGGTACACATGCGGTGATAGAAGATAAAGTACAGTTTAAAAATCTTGGGTTTGCGGTGATAGATGAACAACATAAATTCGGAGTGGCACAAAGAGCTAAACTTTGGAAAAAGAATTCGCTACCCCCGCATATCCTGGTAATGACGGCAACGCCTATACCAAGAACACTTGCACTAACTGCCTACGGAGATCTGGATTACAGTGTAATTGATGAATTGCCGCCGGGCAGACAACCAATTAATACCATCCATCGTTTTGAAAGCAAGCGGCCGCAGGTAATGGATTTCTTGCGGCAGGAAATAGAAAAAGGAAGACAGGCGTATGTGGTGTATCCGTTAATTGAAGAATCTTCTAAAGTGGATTACGAAAACCTGATGAAAGGTTTTGAAGAAGTGAAGTCGTTTTTTCCTGAACCAAAATTCTGGATCAGTATGGTACACGGAAAACAACCGGCAGAACAAAAAGAAGTAAACATGAAACGTTTTGTTACAGGAGATACGAATATTATGGTGAGTACTACCGTAATTGAGGTGGGAGTAAATGTTCCGAATGCATCTGTAATGGTAATTGAAAGTGCAGAAAAATTTGGTTTATCGCAACTGCATCAGCTTCGTGGACGGGTAGGAAGAGGGGCTGAGAAAAGTTTTTGCATTTTATTAACAGGCAACAAATTGTCTGCAGAAGCGAAAGAAAGATTGAAAATACTTTGCGCTACTAATGATGGTTTTGCTGTTGCTGAGAAGGATCTGGAGATACGGGGGCCGGGAGATATAGAAGGGACAAGGCAAAGCGGTGATTTAAACTTTAAGATAGCGAATATAGTCCAAGACCGAATTATGCTGGAAGCAGCTAAAGAGGCAGCCAATGTGATCGTTGAAAATGACCCTGAATTTACAATGGCTGAAAATTTGCCTGTAAAGGAATATTTGCAATGGCAAAAGGGTAAAACAATCTGGAGTAAAATATCGTAA
- a CDS encoding dicarboxylate/amino acid:cation symporter, translating into MEIIKPTDSKPNRLTLYIVIAMVLGIVAGYIIHEKASPEFVKDFAPKIKLLATIFLRLVQMIIAPLVFATLVVGIAKLGDLKTVGRVGGKAMIWFISASLISLLLGLVLVTITKPGVGVNLANADLEGAKDLMGKTKEFSLDKFVEHVVPRSVIEAMANNEILQLVIFSVFFGVALTAIGKKGDAIINALDSLTHVVLKMVGYVMNLAPVGVFGAMTGVIAIKGLGILKTYAYYIGSFYLGLAVLWGVLLFVGWLILRRRLIVLMRRISDPMAIAFNTASSEAVFPKLVEEMERFGCNNKIVSFTLPLGYSFNLDGSMMYMTFASMFIAQAYNVTAVTEHVGTQIAMLLVFMLTSKGIAGVPRASLVVVLATGGMFGIPPEGIGLVLAIDTFCDMGRSMTNVLGNALATAAVSKWEGALEHS; encoded by the coding sequence ATGGAAATTATAAAGCCAACTGATTCTAAACCCAACCGCCTTACACTATATATTGTAATTGCGATGGTGTTGGGTATAGTGGCAGGTTATATCATTCATGAAAAAGCTTCTCCTGAGTTTGTAAAAGATTTTGCTCCCAAGATAAAATTACTGGCTACTATATTTTTGCGATTGGTGCAGATGATCATTGCGCCGTTGGTATTTGCTACGCTGGTGGTGGGTATTGCTAAACTCGGTGATCTTAAAACGGTGGGCAGAGTTGGAGGTAAAGCAATGATCTGGTTCATATCAGCTTCGCTGATCAGTTTGCTGCTGGGGTTGGTATTGGTTACTATTACAAAACCCGGAGTAGGTGTTAACCTGGCTAATGCCGATCTGGAAGGAGCAAAAGACCTGATGGGTAAGACCAAAGAATTTTCTTTAGATAAATTTGTTGAACATGTGGTGCCAAGGAGTGTGATAGAGGCCATGGCGAATAACGAGATATTACAGCTGGTTATTTTTTCTGTTTTCTTTGGGGTGGCATTAACAGCGATCGGTAAAAAAGGGGATGCGATCATTAATGCACTGGACTCATTAACACATGTGGTACTTAAAATGGTTGGCTATGTAATGAACCTGGCACCGGTTGGTGTGTTTGGTGCTATGACGGGAGTGATCGCTATTAAAGGCTTGGGTATTTTAAAAACCTATGCTTATTATATTGGTTCGTTCTATTTGGGATTGGCTGTGTTGTGGGGTGTTTTGTTATTTGTTGGGTGGCTGATCCTGAGAAGAAGATTAATAGTATTGATGCGTCGTATCTCAGATCCGATGGCCATTGCATTTAATACAGCCAGCAGCGAAGCAGTATTTCCGAAATTGGTGGAAGAGATGGAACGTTTTGGTTGCAACAATAAAATTGTTTCCTTTACATTGCCATTAGGCTATTCTTTTAATTTAGATGGCAGCATGATGTACATGACCTTTGCCAGTATGTTCATTGCACAGGCATATAATGTTACTGCTGTAACGGAACATGTAGGAACACAGATTGCGATGCTGCTGGTGTTTATGCTTACCAGTAAAGGTATTGCCGGTGTGCCCAGAGCGTCGCTGGTAGTAGTGTTGGCAACAGGTGGTATGTTTGGCATTCCTCCTGAAGGAATTGGTTTAGTTTTGGCGATCGATACTTTTTGTGATATGGGCAGAAGTATGACCAATGTATTAGGTAATGCATTGGCAACAGCTGCGGTTAGTAAATGGGAGGGTGCTTTAGAGCATTCATAA
- a CDS encoding glycosyltransferase family protein → MALNIKKFHQLIIAIALLVYCITAYNSHGYLQEDEHYQIIEFAQLKSGANIPQDMPWEYHAAMRSAAQPFVAYCLFRSCSWVNITDPYTLAFLLRLMSALLAIFIINKFVKATIQRINEKYQQLYIFCSYLLWFLPFLNVRFSSETWSGLFFLWATAIVVKNKNENFLIGVLLGISFLCRFQTAILTVSLLSWLLLIKKENRANILKICAGGIIIVLAGIILDHWLYGKVTFTAWNYFYNTLLSDKVIQFGNSPWYAYVKPLIVKPFLLLGTAIVASVTTLILKDRKNIFLWIALPFLVIHSIIPHKEFRFLFPLMNFIPVIILIAWQTIEPKLSGINQILSRTFFSNIIVIILFLINAVALVAVMSRAADGRVAISRYLHNTYPLQPKKIVYSRWCDYVTPELPATFYTDKNTALVQLDALSLFNISFIDTTKLNFFVLRRGIDQAQNDAKGNLLETLGYKKVKQSLPQWIANIGIPCKMIYETEILELYQKQ, encoded by the coding sequence ATGGCATTGAACATCAAAAAATTTCATCAGCTGATCATTGCTATCGCCCTACTTGTTTATTGCATAACAGCATATAATAGTCATGGTTATTTACAGGAAGATGAACATTACCAGATCATCGAATTTGCTCAACTAAAATCAGGAGCAAATATCCCACAGGACATGCCCTGGGAATATCATGCAGCCATGAGGTCTGCCGCCCAACCTTTTGTAGCCTATTGTTTGTTTAGATCCTGCTCCTGGGTAAATATTACCGATCCGTATACATTAGCTTTCCTACTCAGACTAATGAGTGCGTTGTTGGCTATATTCATTATCAACAAATTTGTAAAAGCCACAATACAACGCATCAACGAGAAATATCAACAGCTATATATATTTTGCTCATATCTGCTATGGTTTCTGCCTTTTTTAAATGTCAGGTTTTCATCAGAAACATGGTCAGGGTTGTTTTTTCTTTGGGCTACCGCCATTGTTGTAAAAAACAAAAATGAAAACTTTTTGATCGGAGTGTTGTTAGGCATAAGCTTTTTATGCCGGTTTCAAACTGCAATATTAACAGTGTCTTTATTGTCGTGGTTACTCCTCATCAAAAAAGAAAACCGGGCAAATATTTTAAAAATATGCGCCGGAGGAATAATTATTGTTCTTGCAGGAATCATACTCGATCATTGGTTATATGGTAAGGTCACTTTTACCGCATGGAATTATTTCTACAATACTTTACTATCCGACAAAGTAATTCAATTCGGAAATTCTCCATGGTATGCATATGTAAAACCGCTGATAGTAAAACCTTTTTTGCTTTTAGGAACGGCTATTGTAGCTTCGGTAACAACACTCATACTTAAGGATAGAAAAAATATTTTTCTGTGGATCGCACTTCCCTTTCTGGTAATACACTCAATTATACCACATAAGGAATTCAGGTTTTTATTCCCCCTGATGAATTTTATTCCTGTTATCATATTGATAGCATGGCAAACGATCGAACCAAAACTATCCGGAATAAATCAAATTTTATCACGAACATTCTTCAGCAATATCATTGTTATAATATTGTTTCTTATAAATGCAGTTGCATTAGTTGCTGTAATGAGTAGAGCTGCAGACGGAAGGGTGGCAATTTCCAGGTATTTACACAACACCTATCCTTTACAACCAAAAAAAATAGTATATAGTCGTTGGTGCGATTATGTTACACCAGAACTTCCTGCTACATTTTATACAGATAAAAATACCGCATTGGTTCAGTTAGATGCTTTATCATTATTCAACATCTCTTTTATAGATACCACAAAACTTAATTTTTTTGTCCTTCGGAGAGGAATTGATCAGGCGCAAAATGATGCTAAGGGCAATCTGCTTGAAACATTGGGTTATAAAAAAGTAAAACAGAGTCTTCCGCAATGGATAGCCAATATAGGCATTCCCTGCAAAATGATTTACGAAACAGAGATCCTCGAACTGTATCAGAAGCAATAA
- a CDS encoding amino acid permease: protein MSLFIKKPLHLLMADAGDTDKKGLKRTLTATSLIALGIGAIIGAGLFVRTAAAAAQNAGPSVTLGFILAAIGCGLAGLCYAELSSSIPIAGSAYTYSYATMGEFVAWIIGWDLVLEYAVGAATVGIAWSEYLNNLLVNVLHWKAIPYALCHSPFEHSVDGLEHGMINLPALGIVAALSLLLIRGTQESAVVNNLIVIAKVSIVILIIIIGWGFMNPVNHEHYIPAATTYVDHQGISHHFGGFWGIVGAAGVVFFAFIGFDAVSTAAQEAKNPKRDMPIGILGSLAVCTILYILFAHVLTGVATVQDFRTTGKEASVAFAINKYMMGYGWLGKLVTVAILAGFSSVILVMLLGQSRVFYSMSKDGLLPGVFSKVHPKFKTPYKANLIILVLVGSFAAFIPGDIVGDMTSIGTLFAFCLVCIGVIILRKTDPDLPRQFKTPWVPLVPILGVAACLLMMLGLGWTNWLRLFGWLAIGIVIYFSYSAKNSKLRNPDKKA from the coding sequence ATGAGTTTATTTATAAAGAAACCATTACATCTTTTGATGGCTGATGCAGGAGATACAGACAAAAAAGGATTAAAAAGAACATTAACGGCAACTTCATTGATTGCTTTAGGTATCGGCGCCATCATCGGTGCCGGTTTGTTTGTAAGGACGGCTGCTGCCGCTGCACAAAATGCAGGACCTTCTGTAACACTTGGTTTCATTTTAGCTGCTATCGGTTGCGGATTAGCAGGATTATGTTATGCTGAATTATCTTCTTCCATACCCATTGCCGGTAGTGCGTATACGTATAGCTATGCCACTATGGGAGAATTTGTTGCATGGATCATTGGATGGGATCTGGTATTGGAATATGCTGTAGGTGCTGCCACCGTTGGTATTGCCTGGAGCGAATATTTAAATAATTTACTGGTAAACGTATTGCATTGGAAAGCCATTCCCTATGCCCTCTGTCATTCTCCGTTTGAGCACAGTGTAGATGGATTAGAACATGGCATGATCAATTTACCGGCCTTAGGTATTGTTGCCGCATTAAGTTTATTATTGATAAGAGGTACACAGGAATCGGCTGTTGTAAACAACCTGATCGTAATTGCAAAAGTGAGCATCGTTATTTTGATCATCATCATTGGCTGGGGTTTTATGAACCCGGTAAATCATGAGCATTATATTCCTGCCGCTACAACCTATGTAGATCATCAAGGTATCAGTCACCACTTCGGAGGCTTTTGGGGAATAGTAGGTGCCGCCGGTGTAGTGTTCTTTGCCTTTATTGGTTTTGATGCGGTGAGTACGGCAGCGCAGGAAGCCAAGAATCCCAAAAGGGATATGCCCATAGGTATTCTCGGTTCATTAGCAGTTTGTACCATCTTGTATATTTTATTTGCACACGTGCTTACCGGGGTTGCCACGGTACAAGATTTCAGAACTACCGGTAAAGAAGCATCAGTAGCATTTGCCATCAACAAATACATGATGGGCTATGGCTGGCTTGGTAAATTAGTTACCGTTGCCATCCTTGCAGGTTTCTCTTCTGTAATACTGGTAATGTTATTAGGACAATCAAGGGTTTTTTACTCTATGAGTAAAGATGGTTTATTACCAGGTGTTTTCAGTAAAGTGCATCCAAAATTTAAAACACCATACAAAGCCAACTTAATTATCTTGGTCTTGGTAGGTTCTTTTGCTGCATTCATTCCCGGAGATATTGTGGGTGATATGACAAGCATCGGAACGCTGTTTGCTTTTTGCCTGGTATGCATTGGCGTTATCATCTTACGCAAAACAGATCCCGATCTTCCCCGTCAGTTCAAAACACCATGGGTACCGTTAGTACCTATCCTTGGCGTAGCTGCTTGCCTGTTAATGATGCTTGGCCTTGGCTGGACAAACTGGTTACGTTTATTCGGATGGTTGGCCATAGGTATTGTTATCTACTTTTCTTATAGCGCTAAAAATAGTAAGCTGAGAAATCCCGATAAGAAAGCATAA
- a CDS encoding class I SAM-dependent methyltransferase, whose protein sequence is MTDEKAQQERAAQLRKPTGENGIATAEWMNQGNRQMNLDTIKVLQATEGDTILEIGMGNGFFVTDILSQHNSITYTGCDFSELMITESEKINEAWIAKGLAKFFLADVASLPFANNTFNKIFTVNTIYFWDNAIAVLHEIKRVLTTGGICIIALRPKHQAEKYEFTKYGFTLYSKEDLTELLTANGFNVIKTIENKEPDLEVNGEIFPMENLIVAAKKI, encoded by the coding sequence ATGACAGACGAAAAAGCACAACAGGAAAGAGCTGCACAATTGCGCAAACCCACCGGGGAAAATGGCATCGCCACTGCAGAGTGGATGAACCAGGGAAACCGACAGATGAACCTTGATACGATCAAAGTATTACAGGCCACTGAAGGCGACACCATTTTAGAGATAGGTATGGGTAATGGATTTTTTGTGACTGATATTCTATCACAACATAACTCCATCACTTATACCGGGTGTGATTTTTCTGAACTGATGATCACAGAATCTGAAAAGATAAATGAAGCCTGGATAGCTAAAGGCCTTGCAAAATTCTTTTTGGCCGATGTCGCTTCTCTCCCATTTGCCAACAATACATTCAACAAAATATTTACCGTTAATACCATTTATTTTTGGGATAATGCAATTGCAGTATTACATGAGATAAAAAGAGTACTCACTACCGGGGGTATATGCATCATCGCACTTCGTCCAAAACACCAGGCAGAAAAATACGAATTTACAAAATACGGATTCACTTTATATTCAAAAGAAGATCTTACAGAACTACTTACTGCCAATGGATTCAATGTTATCAAGACAATTGAAAATAAAGAACCCGACCTGGAGGTTAATGGAGAGATCTTCCCAATGGAAAACCTGATCGTTGCAGCTAAAAAAATATAA
- a CDS encoding MFS transporter yields the protein MQNKNSSIFNIAVLVAALGYFVDIYDLLAFSILRQPSLASFGLSADEIDSKGLFIINIQMIGLLIGGILWGVLGDKKGRLSVLFGSILLYSLANIANGFVQTVPQYAWCRFIGGVGLAGELGAGITLVAELLPKDKRGVGTSLVAGIGLSGAVLAFVFKQLFDWRICYFIGGGLGLLLLILRISVAESGMFNEVKNTSVQKGNFLMLFTNKERFKKYMLCILIGLPTWFVIGILVSFSNKFAANFNIKDKIDSGKSVMYAYVAISIGDILVGLLSQYLKSRKKALYIFYSLSIIAIFIFFTQLYNSTAANLYWVCAMLGFATGFWAIFVTMAAEQFGTNLRATVATTVPNMVRGSLVLTTILFTGLQTSMSYVQAGMVTGAIVMTIAIVAAIFTKETFGKDLNYVEE from the coding sequence ATGCAAAACAAGAATTCTTCGATCTTCAATATTGCCGTATTAGTAGCTGCACTTGGTTACTTTGTAGATATTTATGATCTGCTGGCATTTAGTATACTTCGTCAACCTAGCTTGGCTAGTTTCGGTTTGAGTGCCGATGAGATAGACAGCAAGGGTTTGTTTATTATTAATATTCAGATGATCGGTTTGCTTATCGGTGGAATCTTGTGGGGTGTGTTGGGAGATAAAAAAGGCAGATTGAGTGTGTTATTCGGTTCCATACTTTTATATTCTTTAGCAAATATTGCCAATGGTTTTGTACAAACGGTGCCGCAATATGCCTGGTGTCGTTTTATCGGAGGTGTTGGTTTGGCCGGAGAGTTAGGTGCAGGAATTACTTTAGTGGCAGAATTATTACCTAAAGATAAAAGAGGAGTTGGCACTTCACTGGTGGCCGGCATTGGGTTGAGTGGTGCAGTGCTGGCATTTGTTTTCAAGCAATTGTTCGATTGGCGTATCTGTTATTTTATTGGTGGAGGATTGGGGTTATTATTGTTGATCCTTCGTATATCTGTCGCCGAAAGTGGTATGTTCAATGAGGTAAAAAATACGTCGGTACAAAAAGGGAACTTCTTGATGCTGTTTACCAATAAAGAGCGGTTTAAAAAATATATGCTCTGCATTTTGATCGGGTTACCCACATGGTTTGTGATCGGGATTTTAGTAAGCTTCTCTAATAAATTTGCTGCTAATTTTAATATTAAAGATAAAATTGATAGTGGTAAGTCGGTGATGTATGCTTATGTTGCTATTTCTATTGGAGATATTTTAGTGGGCCTGCTGAGTCAGTATTTAAAAAGCAGAAAAAAAGCATTGTATATTTTCTATTCACTTTCTATTATAGCAATATTTATTTTCTTTACTCAATTGTATAATTCTACCGCAGCCAATTTGTATTGGGTATGTGCCATGCTTGGTTTTGCTACCGGCTTTTGGGCCATATTTGTTACCATGGCGGCAGAGCAATTTGGTACTAATCTGAGGGCTACCGTTGCTACTACTGTTCCTAATATGGTTAGAGGATCACTCGTTCTTACCACCATTCTTTTTACCGGTTTGCAAACCAGTATGAGTTATGTACAGGCAGGAATGGTGACCGGTGCTATCGTGATGACGATAGCGATCGTTGCAGCCATCTTTACTAAAGAAACATTTGGTAAGGATCTGAATTATGTTGAAGAATAA
- a CDS encoding DUF1624 domain-containing protein → MNMLKIKRIESIDLLKGLVMVVMALDHTRDYFHFSAFLYDPTDPVHTTWPIFLTRWITHYCAPTFSFLAGMSAFLISRRKSTPELSHFLFTRGLWLVFIELTIVNFAWFFDIQFRTPSLITIWSLGVSMIVLSVMIYLPKRIILIISCLVIFGHDLLDNIHFKDNMPWAMIHDGGLFNLSHGYQMLVGYPVIPWIAVMSLGYCFGSFYDKSYSSVRRRKILTYIGITAIITFIIVRSINIYGDPIGWKSYDAISKSMMSFLNPQKYPPSLLYLLMTLGPSLIFLANSEQLKGRIVNFFCTFGRVPFFFYVLHIYVIHVLALVAAQLTGYGWNKMIFHGGWLTDLPGLKGYGFPLWIVYLVWIGIIAICYPLCKKFDAYKMNNKEKRWLSYL, encoded by the coding sequence ATGAATATGCTCAAAATAAAAAGAATTGAATCCATCGACCTGTTAAAGGGGCTGGTAATGGTAGTAATGGCACTCGATCATACGAGAGATTATTTTCATTTCTCCGCATTCCTTTACGATCCTACAGATCCTGTCCATACCACATGGCCGATATTTTTAACCAGGTGGATCACTCATTATTGTGCACCAACATTCAGCTTTCTGGCGGGCATGTCTGCCTTTTTAATAAGCAGAAGAAAAAGTACTCCGGAGTTATCGCATTTTCTTTTTACCCGTGGGTTATGGCTTGTTTTTATTGAATTAACTATTGTGAATTTTGCCTGGTTTTTTGATATTCAATTCAGAACGCCTTCGCTCATCACCATCTGGTCGTTAGGCGTAAGTATGATCGTGCTATCAGTTATGATCTACTTACCAAAAAGAATTATTTTGATCATTAGCTGCCTGGTAATTTTCGGTCACGATCTGCTCGACAATATTCATTTTAAAGACAATATGCCTTGGGCAATGATTCATGACGGAGGCCTTTTCAATCTTTCACATGGCTATCAAATGTTAGTGGGATACCCTGTTATTCCATGGATCGCTGTAATGTCTTTAGGATATTGTTTTGGTTCATTTTATGATAAATCATATAGTAGTGTAAGACGCAGAAAAATTCTGACTTATATCGGTATTACTGCTATCATCACTTTTATCATTGTAAGATCCATCAATATATATGGCGACCCTATAGGCTGGAAATCGTATGATGCCATTTCGAAATCAATGATGTCTTTTTTAAATCCTCAAAAATATCCGCCATCACTTTTGTATCTGCTAATGACATTAGGACCATCACTTATTTTTTTGGCAAACTCAGAGCAGTTAAAAGGAAGGATCGTAAATTTTTTCTGCACTTTCGGAAGGGTGCCTTTTTTCTTCTATGTTCTGCATATATACGTTATCCATGTTCTTGCATTGGTGGCTGCTCAACTTACCGGGTATGGCTGGAATAAAATGATCTTTCATGGCGGCTGGCTAACCGATCTCCCCGGCTTAAAAGGCTATGGCTTTCCTTTATGGATCGTTTACCTGGTATGGATCGGCATCATTGCCATCTGCTATCCGCTATGCAAAAAATTTGATGCATACAAAATGAATAATAAAGAAAAAAGATGGTTGAGTTATTTATAA